From the genome of Pelobacter propionicus DSM 2379, one region includes:
- the rpsT gene encoding 30S ribosomal protein S20, translated as MAHHKSAIKRIKQNAKKNARNRHISSTLKTYIKRVREAVEAKDKEAATVALKAAIPVIDKTATKGVIHSSNASRTVSRLTKLVNTLG; from the coding sequence TTGGCACATCACAAGTCGGCAATCAAACGGATTAAACAGAATGCGAAGAAGAACGCCCGTAACAGGCACATCTCATCGACGCTGAAGACATATATCAAGCGGGTCCGTGAGGCTGTTGAGGCAAAGGACAAGGAAGCGGCGACCGTTGCGCTGAAGGCTGCTATCCCGGTCATCGACAAGACCGCCACAAAGGGCGTCATCCACAGTTCAAACGCGTCACGCACCGTGTCGCGCTTGACCAAGCTGGTCAATACCCTCGGCTAG